A genome region from Tolypothrix sp. PCC 7712 includes the following:
- a CDS encoding DevA family ABC transporter ATP-binding protein: protein MRQEPVIAIKNLNHYYGRGALKRQILFDINLEIYAGEIVIMTGPSGSGKTTLLSLIGGLRSVQEGSLKFLSEELLGASQNQLVQVRRKIGYIFQAHNLLGFLTARQNVQMAVELNDEIAQSEAIAKSEAMLTAVGLQERINYYPDNLSGGQKQRIAIARALVNHPPLVLADEPTAALDKQSGRDVVEIMQRLAKDQGTSILLVTHDNRILDIADRIVEMEDGLLARDSQSVVSHYDSGLRNQNS, encoded by the coding sequence ATGCGACAAGAACCTGTAATTGCTATTAAAAATCTCAATCATTACTATGGTAGAGGCGCACTGAAAAGACAGATTTTATTTGACATTAATCTAGAGATTTATGCTGGGGAAATTGTAATTATGACCGGGCCATCAGGTTCAGGTAAAACTACATTACTGAGCTTGATTGGTGGGCTACGTTCTGTACAAGAAGGTAGCTTAAAATTTCTCAGTGAAGAATTATTAGGTGCCAGTCAAAATCAGTTAGTGCAAGTCCGCCGGAAAATAGGTTATATTTTCCAAGCTCATAATTTACTAGGATTCTTAACTGCCAGACAAAATGTACAGATGGCGGTAGAGTTAAATGACGAAATTGCCCAAAGCGAAGCAATTGCTAAATCAGAAGCAATGCTGACAGCAGTTGGGTTACAAGAGAGAATTAATTACTATCCAGACAATCTTTCTGGTGGTCAAAAACAAAGAATTGCGATCGCTCGCGCCTTGGTGAATCATCCTCCCCTTGTACTAGCAGACGAACCAACAGCAGCTTTAGACAAACAATCCGGACGGGATGTTGTAGAAATCATGCAACGCCTTGCCAAAGACCAAGGAACGTCTATTTTGTTGGTAACACATGACAACCGCATTTTAGATATAGCCGATCGCATTGTAGAAATGGAAGATGGGCTTTTAGCTCGCGATTCTCAAAGTGTAGTCAGCCATTACGATTCTGGCTTGAGAAATCAGAACTCATAA
- the devC gene encoding ABC transporter permease DevC, which translates to MNKKIPLSWLQLTREKTRLAVALAGIGFADILMFMQLGFRDALYYSNVRLHSSLEGDIILINSQSNAILSMRSFSQRRLYKALDLPAVKSVHPIYLDYTAWRNPETGRPRSILIFGFNPEVNIFNLPGMVENLDKLKLPDVVLYDRSSRVEYGPIAADFEQGKNVTAEVRRRRIKVVGLFTLGASFGADGNLITSDVNFLRIFNNRQRGLIDIGVIKLKPGADVNAVTQELRNYLPQDVNVLTKQQFIDFERNYWASSTAIGFIFTLGTIMGFIVGTVIVYQILYTEVADHLAEYATLKAIGYTQNYLLTVILQEAFLLAVIGYIPGFAFALFMYSTARNATLLPVFMSIDRAILVLFLTIVMCFVSGAIAVRKLRSADPADIF; encoded by the coding sequence ATGAACAAAAAAATTCCTTTATCATGGCTACAATTGACACGGGAAAAAACCCGTTTGGCTGTAGCTTTGGCAGGGATTGGCTTTGCTGATATTTTAATGTTTATGCAGCTTGGTTTCCGAGATGCTTTGTACTATAGTAACGTCCGTTTACATAGCAGCTTGGAAGGCGACATTATTTTAATTAATAGTCAGTCTAATGCTATCTTGTCGATGAGGAGTTTTTCTCAACGACGTTTGTATAAAGCTTTAGATTTACCAGCAGTTAAATCAGTACATCCTATCTATTTAGATTACACAGCCTGGAGAAATCCAGAAACAGGTCGCCCTCGGAGTATTCTGATATTTGGTTTTAACCCGGAAGTTAATATTTTTAACTTACCCGGAATGGTAGAAAATTTAGATAAACTTAAACTCCCTGATGTAGTTTTATATGACCGTTCTTCTCGGGTAGAGTATGGGCCAATTGCTGCTGATTTTGAGCAAGGTAAAAATGTCACAGCAGAAGTGAGAAGACGACGGATAAAGGTAGTAGGTTTATTTACTTTAGGCGCATCTTTCGGTGCGGATGGTAATTTAATTACTAGTGATGTTAACTTTTTGCGAATATTTAATAATCGCCAGCGCGGTTTAATTGATATTGGGGTAATTAAGCTCAAGCCTGGTGCAGATGTGAACGCAGTTACTCAAGAATTAAGAAATTATTTACCTCAAGATGTTAATGTTTTAACCAAGCAACAATTTATCGATTTTGAGCGTAATTACTGGGCAAGTAGTACTGCGATTGGTTTTATTTTTACTTTAGGGACAATTATGGGCTTCATTGTAGGAACCGTAATTGTTTACCAAATTCTCTATACTGAAGTTGCCGATCACTTGGCTGAGTACGCGACTTTAAAAGCAATAGGTTATACCCAAAACTATTTATTAACAGTTATTCTACAAGAAGCTTTCTTATTAGCTGTGATTGGTTATATACCTGGATTTGCTTTTGCATTGTTTATGTATTCTACTGCTAGAAATGCTACATTACTACCAGTCTTTATGAGCATTGATCGTGCTATTTTAGTACTATTTTTAACAATAGTAATGTGCTTTGTTTCTGGTGCGATCGCAGTACGTAAGCTACGTTCAGCCGACCCTGCTGATATCTTTTAA
- a CDS encoding HlyD family efflux transporter periplasmic adaptor subunit yields the protein MSRVTEKPKSREQPLDQPKVLWSIAVALPIVIAAGVLGTAKVEQLRKLASSVPIRPMANTVTAVGHIEPRGDVIKLSAPMGGMQASSRVQKLLIKEGDKVKQGQVLAVLDNHDTQLAALEEAKAKLQESRANLAQVRAGSPRDIQAQNSVIARLEAQLRGERDAQQATIARIAAQLSGEKIAQQAMVNRLEAELSGQKDTLRATLTRIKAEQQNAQVDAQRYEMLYKEGAISQQERDRRRLSAITSNQQVVESQASLRQAIATIKQQIAEARANQVKTLSTLQQQLVEAKVNRDKTVATLQRQIDEERAKFKRLVEVSPTDVQMAQAQVSNAIAMVRKAEAELKLSYVRAPIDGEILKVHTKSGEAITQMGIAEIGQTDQMFVIAEVAEDSIGRVRLGQTATISSDNGAFVGELKGTVAEIGRKIGKKDVLNTDPAADVDARVVEVKIAIAPEDSTKVAGLTYAKVVVEINN from the coding sequence ATGTCAAGGGTGACTGAGAAGCCAAAGTCAAGGGAACAGCCGCTCGATCAACCTAAGGTTTTATGGAGCATAGCTGTGGCCCTACCGATAGTAATCGCTGCTGGTGTATTAGGTACAGCTAAAGTTGAACAGTTGAGAAAGTTAGCTTCATCTGTACCCATTAGACCGATGGCGAATACTGTTACTGCTGTCGGTCATATTGAACCACGCGGAGATGTAATTAAGCTATCTGCGCCAATGGGGGGAATGCAAGCTTCGTCGCGAGTCCAAAAACTGCTCATTAAAGAAGGCGACAAAGTAAAACAAGGTCAAGTATTAGCAGTTTTGGATAATCACGATACCCAACTAGCTGCATTAGAAGAAGCAAAAGCAAAATTGCAAGAATCCCGTGCTAATTTAGCGCAAGTTAGAGCAGGTTCACCCAGAGATATTCAAGCCCAAAATTCTGTAATTGCTCGTTTAGAAGCTCAGTTACGTGGTGAAAGAGATGCACAGCAAGCAACGATCGCACGCATTGCAGCTCAGTTAAGTGGCGAAAAAATTGCCCAACAAGCAATGGTTAATCGCCTAGAAGCTGAACTAAGCGGACAAAAAGATACTTTAAGAGCCACCCTTACACGCATTAAAGCTGAACAGCAGAATGCTCAAGTTGATGCTCAACGTTATGAGATGTTGTATAAAGAAGGTGCTATTTCGCAGCAAGAGCGAGATAGAAGACGCTTGAGTGCGATTACTAGCAATCAGCAGGTAGTGGAAAGCCAAGCAAGTCTCAGACAAGCGATCGCCACAATCAAACAACAGATTGCAGAAGCGAGAGCAAATCAAGTAAAAACTTTATCGACTTTGCAACAGCAACTTGTGGAAGCAAAAGTTAACCGCGATAAAACTGTAGCTACTTTGCAAAGACAAATCGATGAAGAACGAGCCAAATTCAAGCGATTGGTAGAAGTGAGTCCTACTGATGTGCAAATGGCGCAGGCTCAAGTGAGTAATGCGATCGCAATGGTGAGAAAAGCTGAAGCCGAACTGAAATTGAGCTATGTGAGAGCGCCTATTGATGGTGAAATTTTAAAAGTTCACACCAAATCAGGAGAAGCCATCACCCAAATGGGAATTGCGGAAATTGGACAAACCGATCAAATGTTTGTCATTGCTGAAGTAGCAGAAGACAGTATTGGTAGAGTGCGTCTTGGACAAACTGCAACTATATCTAGTGATAATGGGGCCTTTGTTGGCGAACTTAAGGGAACTGTGGCGGAAATTGGCAGAAAAATCGGTAAGAAAGATGTTTTGAATACAGATCCAGCCGCCGATGTAGATGCCAGAGTGGTAGAAGTGAAAATTGCGATCGCGCCAGAAGATAGTACCAAAGTTGCAGGTTTAACCTACGCTAAGGTTGTTGTAGAAATTAACAATTAA
- a CDS encoding cupin domain-containing protein — protein MSDTSVKKVDSTHSPKGKLGQKYLASGKTVAMRMWENEQPSEGKPPASREYETVGYVINGRAELHIEGQTILLEPGNSWVVPKGSSHTYKILEPFTAVEATSPPAQVHGRDEN, from the coding sequence ATGAGTGATACCAGTGTTAAAAAAGTAGACTCAACTCATTCTCCTAAAGGTAAACTCGGCCAAAAATATCTTGCATCTGGCAAGACTGTGGCTATGCGGATGTGGGAAAACGAACAACCCAGCGAAGGAAAACCACCAGCATCCCGCGAATATGAAACAGTTGGTTATGTAATTAACGGTCGTGCCGAGTTACACATTGAAGGGCAAACAATTTTATTAGAACCAGGCAATTCTTGGGTGGTTCCTAAAGGCTCAAGCCACACTTACAAAATTTTAGAACCATTTACCGCCGTTGAAGCGACTAGCCCACCTGCCCAAGTTCATGGACGGGATGAGAATTAG
- a CDS encoding zinc-dependent alcohol dehydrogenase, whose amino-acid sequence MKAVCWHGANDVRVDTVPDPTLINPRDAIIKITSTAICGSDLHLYNGYIPTMQKGDILGHEFMGEVVELGSRVTHVKVGDRVVVPFTISCGSCFFCQRDLWSLCDNSNPNAWLAEKQMGYSPSGLFGYSHLLGGYAGGQAEYARVPFADVGLFKIPDGLTDEQVLFLTDIFPTGYMAAENCNIKPGDVVAVWGCGPVGQFAIRSAFMLGAERVIAIDRIPERLQMAKDYGKAEILNYEEMDVGEALKEMTGGRGPDACIDAVGMEAHGTDAMAVYDKVKQAVRLETDRPTALRQAIVACGKGGHLSIPGVYGGFLDKIPMGAAMNKGLTFKMGQTHVHRYVKPLLEHIQKGDIDPSFIITHRLPLDQAPHAYEIFKHKKDNCIKVVLKP is encoded by the coding sequence ATGAAAGCAGTTTGCTGGCATGGAGCAAACGATGTGCGGGTGGATACAGTTCCTGACCCCACACTGATTAACCCCCGTGATGCCATTATCAAAATTACCTCCACAGCAATCTGTGGGTCAGATTTGCATCTTTACAACGGCTATATTCCCACAATGCAAAAGGGCGATATCCTGGGCCATGAATTTATGGGGGAAGTCGTTGAATTGGGGAGTCGTGTAACTCATGTGAAAGTAGGCGATCGCGTCGTTGTTCCTTTCACTATTTCCTGTGGTTCTTGTTTCTTCTGTCAGCGCGATTTATGGTCTTTATGCGATAACTCTAACCCTAATGCTTGGTTAGCAGAAAAGCAGATGGGCTATTCACCATCAGGTCTATTTGGCTACTCTCATTTGTTGGGCGGTTACGCTGGTGGTCAAGCAGAGTATGCCAGAGTACCTTTTGCGGATGTCGGCTTGTTCAAAATTCCCGATGGTTTAACCGATGAGCAAGTACTATTTTTAACCGACATTTTCCCGACTGGTTACATGGCAGCAGAAAACTGCAACATCAAACCAGGTGATGTTGTCGCTGTGTGGGGTTGTGGCCCAGTTGGGCAATTCGCCATCAGAAGCGCATTCATGTTGGGTGCAGAAAGAGTGATCGCCATTGACCGCATCCCCGAACGCCTCCAAATGGCTAAAGACTATGGCAAAGCCGAGATTTTAAATTACGAAGAAATGGATGTAGGCGAAGCACTCAAAGAAATGACCGGTGGTCGTGGCCCTGACGCTTGTATTGATGCTGTGGGAATGGAAGCACATGGTACAGATGCAATGGCGGTTTACGACAAAGTCAAGCAAGCAGTACGTCTAGAAACAGACCGTCCCACAGCTTTAAGGCAAGCAATTGTCGCTTGTGGTAAAGGCGGACACCTATCTATACCCGGAGTCTACGGTGGCTTTTTAGACAAAATACCTATGGGTGCTGCCATGAATAAGGGTTTGACTTTCAAAATGGGACAGACTCACGTTCATAGATATGTCAAACCACTGCTAGAACATATCCAAAAAGGTGATATCGATCCGTCGTTTATCATTACCCACCGCCTACCTCTCGACCAAGCACCCCACGCCTACGAAATTTTCAAACATAAAAAAGATAACTGTATCAAAGTTGTACTCAAACCATAA
- a CDS encoding zinc-dependent alcohol dehydrogenase encodes MKAVCWQSANEVRVETVPDPTILNPRDAIIKITSTAICGSDLHIYGGYIPTVQKGDIIGHEFMGEVVEVGSGVNNLKVGVDAKRLLPGDRVVVPSTIGCGHCNYCRRDMWSLCDNSNPKGWMEEKLYGNITSAIYGYSHLLGGYAGAQAEYIRVPFADVGVVKVPPDLPDEMLLFISDAIPTGYMGAELCDIQPGDTVAVWGCGAVGQFAMISAYMMGAERVIAIDRFPERLEMARKFAKAETINYEDVDAGEALKEMTGGRGPDACIDAVGLEAHGVGLEDFYDQTKQKLRLETDRPHVLRQMMVAARKGGTLSIMGVYGGFVDKMPFGAAINKGLTFRMGQMHGQKYMHRLLNLILDGKLDPSFVVTHQLPLEQAPYGYEIFQQKKDNCIKVVLKP; translated from the coding sequence ATGAAAGCTGTCTGTTGGCAAAGTGCTAATGAAGTCCGGGTAGAGACAGTACCAGACCCCACAATTCTCAACCCGCGTGACGCAATTATCAAAATTACATCCACAGCGATATGTGGCTCAGATTTACATATTTACGGTGGCTATATTCCCACAGTGCAAAAGGGTGACATCATTGGTCACGAATTTATGGGGGAAGTAGTAGAAGTAGGTAGTGGAGTCAACAATTTAAAAGTAGGCGTAGACGCGAAGCGGCTTCTCCCTGGAGATCGTGTCGTTGTTCCCTCCACAATTGGCTGTGGTCACTGCAACTATTGCCGACGTGATATGTGGTCGCTGTGCGATAATTCCAATCCTAAAGGTTGGATGGAAGAAAAACTATACGGCAATATAACCTCAGCAATTTACGGCTACTCTCATCTGTTAGGTGGTTATGCAGGTGCACAAGCCGAATATATACGCGTACCTTTTGCTGATGTGGGTGTAGTGAAAGTTCCTCCCGATTTACCGGACGAGATGTTGTTATTCATCTCCGACGCGATTCCCACCGGCTATATGGGAGCCGAATTATGCGATATTCAACCCGGTGATACCGTAGCCGTCTGGGGTTGCGGTGCTGTCGGACAGTTTGCCATGATTAGCGCCTACATGATGGGTGCAGAGAGAGTGATTGCGATCGATCGCTTTCCTGAACGTCTAGAAATGGCGAGAAAGTTTGCCAAAGCAGAAACGATTAACTACGAAGACGTTGATGCTGGCGAAGCGTTGAAAGAGATGACTGGTGGCCGTGGCCCCGATGCTTGCATTGATGCAGTGGGTTTAGAAGCACATGGTGTAGGTCTAGAAGACTTCTACGATCAGACAAAACAAAAGCTGAGATTAGAAACCGACCGTCCCCATGTACTACGGCAAATGATGGTGGCTGCACGTAAAGGTGGCACTCTTTCCATTATGGGTGTTTACGGTGGATTCGTAGACAAAATGCCCTTTGGTGCAGCGATTAATAAAGGTCTAACCTTCAGAATGGGACAAATGCATGGTCAGAAATATATGCATCGGTTGCTAAATCTCATTTTGGATGGAAAACTCGATCCATCTTTTGTTGTTACCCATCAATTACCGCTAGAGCAAGCACCCTACGGTTACGAGATTTTTCAACAGAAAAAAGACAACTGTATCAAAGTTGTTCTTAAACCTTGA
- a CDS encoding SRPBCC family protein, translating into MTATPGDQINTNQGEASEAERWASLIGGGAMVLMGLKQGSLRGALTALAGGGLIYQGVTKQSTIQQAQEIVGMNKPIKVEKTVTINKSPEELYRYWHDFEKLPTFMKHLKSVKVDNEKRSHWIANAPLGNSVEWDADILEDRENQFISWASVEGADVDNSGFVRFQKAPGDRGTEVKVVLEYNPPGGALAAVFAKLFGEEPEQQIGDDLRRFKMLMEAGEIATTEGQPSGRSH; encoded by the coding sequence ATGACTGCAACTCCGGGAGATCAGATAAATACCAATCAGGGTGAAGCCAGTGAAGCCGAACGTTGGGCTTCTTTAATTGGTGGCGGAGCTATGGTGTTAATGGGTTTAAAGCAAGGCTCTTTGCGAGGTGCGCTAACGGCTTTGGCTGGTGGCGGTTTGATATATCAAGGTGTCACCAAACAAAGCACAATCCAGCAAGCACAGGAAATTGTGGGGATGAATAAACCGATCAAAGTTGAAAAGACAGTAACTATCAATAAATCGCCAGAGGAACTGTACCGCTATTGGCACGACTTTGAAAAACTGCCCACATTTATGAAACATCTCAAATCTGTGAAGGTGGACAACGAAAAACGTTCTCATTGGATTGCCAATGCACCTTTAGGTAACAGTGTGGAATGGGATGCAGATATTTTAGAAGATAGAGAAAATCAGTTTATTTCTTGGGCTTCCGTAGAAGGCGCAGACGTGGATAATTCTGGTTTTGTACGCTTTCAAAAAGCACCAGGCGATCGCGGTACGGAAGTCAAAGTAGTTCTAGAATATAACCCCCCTGGTGGAGCTTTAGCAGCTGTATTCGCCAAACTCTTTGGTGAAGAACCAGAACAACAAATTGGCGATGATTTACGCCGCTTCAAAATGCTGATGGAAGCTGGAGAAATCGCTACTACAGAAGGTCAACCCTCTGGACGGAGTCATTAG
- a CDS encoding DJ-1/PfpI/YhbO family deglycase/protease has protein sequence MAHTNNHSAKKKVAILIENGVEDAEFTVPYNGLKQAGMEVVVLGGRMNEKYKGKQGKVSIQADATTTEAIASEFDAVVIPGGMAPDKMRRNPNTVRFVQEAVQQGKWVAAVCHGPQLLIEGDLLQGKRITGFRAIRKDIINAGADFKDEALVVDGNLITSREPGDLAIFTTAILSRLGYGGKDAALPSEKDTTAEWWKLADAWGGSTKGDIVKNLNTALAGERYSLEALEKYLEKESNTEARSLFQELIGTKQRHIQIIETYLDRLGEKPSLAVNVAEQYAKVKTALTGSDDIYQIRSALGDLQTGIGDIGNLWAKLTDPVATAIFKEIYQNLLQYEQRLVGLYRNALGAEVKPPKPTTGAATAM, from the coding sequence ATGGCACACACTAACAATCATTCTGCTAAGAAAAAGGTGGCAATTCTCATAGAAAATGGGGTTGAGGATGCAGAATTTACTGTTCCTTACAATGGCTTAAAACAAGCGGGGATGGAGGTAGTAGTCCTCGGCGGACGCATGAATGAGAAGTATAAGGGAAAACAAGGTAAAGTTAGCATCCAAGCAGATGCTACCACCACAGAAGCGATCGCATCGGAATTTGATGCTGTGGTAATTCCTGGTGGTATGGCTCCCGATAAAATGCGTCGCAACCCCAATACAGTACGCTTTGTACAAGAAGCTGTACAGCAAGGAAAATGGGTAGCGGCGGTATGTCACGGGCCACAACTGTTAATTGAAGGCGATTTACTTCAAGGTAAGCGCATCACGGGTTTTAGAGCGATCCGCAAAGATATTATCAATGCTGGCGCAGATTTTAAAGATGAGGCGCTAGTAGTGGATGGTAATTTAATTACTTCCCGTGAACCTGGAGATTTGGCGATTTTCACCACAGCGATTCTCAGCCGTTTGGGTTACGGTGGTAAAGATGCGGCATTACCTAGCGAGAAGGATACAACTGCAGAATGGTGGAAGCTGGCTGATGCTTGGGGTGGCTCAACCAAAGGCGATATCGTTAAAAATTTAAATACGGCTTTGGCTGGTGAGCGCTATTCTTTGGAAGCATTAGAAAAATATCTTGAAAAAGAATCTAACACAGAAGCGCGATCGCTGTTTCAAGAACTCATCGGTACTAAACAGCGCCATATCCAAATCATCGAAACCTATCTCGACAGGCTAGGCGAAAAACCTTCCTTAGCTGTAAATGTCGCAGAACAATACGCCAAGGTGAAAACCGCCTTAACTGGAAGTGATGATATATATCAAATCCGTTCAGCTTTGGGCGACTTACAAACAGGTATTGGCGACATTGGCAATTTGTGGGCGAAACTGACAGATCCGGTAGCCACCGCTATTTTCAAAGAAATATATCAGAATTTGTTGCAATACGAACAACGATTGGTAGGGCTGTATCGTAACGCTTTAGGTGCTGAAGTTAAGCCACCTAAGCCAACTACAGGCGCAGCTACCGCTATGTAA
- a CDS encoding DUF2267 domain-containing protein: MQYEEFITHVQSLALSDSRVEAERATRATLETIKERIPADEVQALAEQLPGEIRKYLETSQGQPGQSFNLQEFINRTSQKENIEPTTTAIHVRAVFAVLQNAVVPEKFASFHGYFSHDYEELFTSVSSSEVST; the protein is encoded by the coding sequence GTGCAATACGAAGAGTTTATTACCCACGTACAAAGCCTGGCTCTATCAGATTCTCGTGTAGAGGCAGAACGTGCTACCCGTGCGACATTAGAAACAATTAAGGAAAGAATTCCTGCAGATGAAGTACAAGCATTAGCAGAACAGTTACCTGGAGAAATCAGGAAATATTTAGAAACAAGTCAAGGGCAACCAGGACAAAGTTTTAATCTGCAAGAGTTTATTAACCGTACTAGTCAAAAAGAAAATATTGAACCTACAACTACCGCTATTCATGTGAGAGCAGTTTTTGCTGTGCTACAAAATGCAGTTGTTCCAGAAAAGTTTGCTAGTTTTCATGGTTATTTTTCTCACGATTACGAAGAACTCTTTACTAGCGTCTCAAGTAGTGAAGTTTCTACATAG
- a CDS encoding DUF6335 family protein, with protein MTSIMAEENHNQEINSDDLPQAITESYGTGVKDLPGYNIGGRSIQAERREYTETSPELTGGDVDAYWEDADAVGDEAVGGTAPTPDQNVTEDLEAAVGLEMDDRSFLRTNDILEERDDRRWELDPMSSEDYQQRK; from the coding sequence ATGACTAGCATTATGGCAGAAGAAAATCATAACCAAGAAATCAACTCTGATGATTTGCCTCAGGCAATCACCGAATCCTACGGTACTGGGGTGAAAGACTTGCCAGGGTACAATATCGGTGGGCGTTCCATACAAGCAGAACGGCGTGAGTATACAGAAACTAGTCCTGAACTGACTGGTGGTGATGTTGATGCTTATTGGGAAGATGCGGATGCTGTGGGGGATGAAGCAGTGGGTGGTACTGCTCCCACTCCCGATCAAAACGTCACTGAAGATTTGGAAGCTGCAGTAGGATTAGAAATGGACGATCGCTCTTTCCTCCGCACTAACGATATCTTAGAAGAGCGTGACGATCGCCGTTGGGAATTAGATCCGATGTCCTCTGAAGATTATCAACAACGAAAATAG
- a CDS encoding lysophospholipid acyltransferase family protein, with product MTQDYTEENNSQIFAKEKSNSRENQTQLPNVPPLTAQSINRVREGLAAAVDPAVRQQIAKTLQQLTDMTSQYPEPRVNPGVRRLVLRSLIHTFFQVQVEYLERFPQQPAILAVNHLHHIDPFLLLSEIPTAPYYYILGDARTLYNKWWKRFILGFAGGVIPLERMWKEEFAVIAEAKAGRKELLELATEIEQNVPKGTDIQTLRQIDRIVLTILTRGDGIVLFPEGRLGETEGNLHLPLKRGTVIYALKSGVPIVPVALIGTHNLYLRKKFTIRFGQPLYFAQNPIPKRQEVEQVLLKLQSEMQALLPTDYQEPTGPKLLCNFLNHLFW from the coding sequence GTGACTCAAGACTACACAGAAGAGAACAATTCTCAGATATTTGCAAAAGAAAAATCTAATTCCCGAGAAAATCAAACACAACTACCCAACGTACCACCCTTGACTGCCCAAAGCATTAACCGAGTACGAGAGGGTTTAGCTGCGGCTGTCGATCCTGCTGTGCGCCAGCAGATTGCAAAAACGCTGCAACAGTTAACAGACATGACTTCCCAGTATCCAGAACCGCGAGTTAACCCTGGAGTGCGTCGTTTAGTGTTGCGATCGCTAATTCATACTTTTTTTCAAGTCCAGGTAGAATACTTAGAAAGATTTCCTCAACAACCAGCAATTTTAGCCGTCAACCATCTCCACCATATTGACCCCTTTCTGTTACTCAGCGAAATTCCTACCGCACCTTACTACTATATTTTGGGTGATGCTCGTACCCTTTATAACAAGTGGTGGAAACGCTTCATTTTAGGATTTGCTGGTGGTGTCATCCCTTTAGAAAGGATGTGGAAAGAAGAATTTGCAGTAATTGCAGAGGCGAAAGCTGGACGAAAAGAACTATTAGAATTAGCGACAGAAATTGAACAGAATGTTCCTAAAGGTACAGATATTCAAACATTAAGACAAATCGATCGCATTGTGCTGACAATTTTGACTCGTGGTGATGGGATAGTTTTATTTCCTGAAGGACGACTCGGAGAAACTGAAGGAAATTTACACCTTCCTTTGAAGCGAGGAACTGTAATTTATGCTCTAAAATCTGGAGTACCAATTGTACCAGTAGCGCTGATTGGCACTCATAATCTTTACTTAAGAAAAAAGTTCACTATTAGATTTGGTCAACCATTATATTTTGCTCAAAATCCCATACCCAAACGTCAAGAAGTTGAGCAAGTATTGTTGAAATTGCAATCTGAAATGCAAGCTCTTTTACCAACAGATTATCAAGAACCAACTGGGCCAAAGTTATTATGTAATTTCCTCAATCACTTATTTTGGTAA